One part of the Anopheles coustani chromosome 2, idAnoCousDA_361_x.2, whole genome shotgun sequence genome encodes these proteins:
- the LOC131262867 gene encoding adult-specific cuticular protein ACP-20-like, with translation MFKLLLQLVVLVAFVHGAPAKRQRQAYETVVKHEPQIGVDQMQFEPVDAGMEMANEELGKDAPDDYYAYPKYQFEYGVKDPITGDHKSQWEMRDGDIVKGAYTLDEPDGTQRIVEYRADDKNGFVAIVKKIGKPIHPEEGQKMERSAALEHHSHKVGQSYSKLKKFS, from the exons ATGTTCAAACTACTGCTTCAGCTCGTTGTTCTGGTGGCGTTCGTGCATGGAGCGCCGGCCAAGAGGCAACGCCAGGCATACGAAACGGTAGTCAAACACGAACCGCAAATAGGCGTCGATCAGATGCAGTTCGAACCGGTCGATGCCGGCATGGAGATGGCCAACGAGGAGTTGGGTAAAGACGCACCGGACGATTACTACGCCTACCCGAAGTATCAGTTCGAGTACGGTGTGAAGGATCCAATCACCGGCGATCACAAGAGTCAGTGGGAAATGCGGGATGGTGACATCGTGAAGG GAGCTTACACCCTCGACGAACCAGACGGTACGCAGCGCATCGTGGAGTATCGGGCGGACGATAAAAATGGCTTCGTAGCGATCGTGAAGAAAATCGGTAAACCGATTCACCCAGAGGAAGGCCAAAAGATGGAGCGATCTGCAGCGCTAGAACACCACAGTCACAAAGTCGGACAGAGTTACAGCAAGCTGAAGAAGTTTAGCTAA